A window of the Paralichthys olivaceus isolate ysfri-2021 chromosome 5, ASM2471397v2, whole genome shotgun sequence genome harbors these coding sequences:
- the LOC109640455 gene encoding protein TANC2-like isoform X5 → MTRLGFLLGDKIISGEPGSPYHAQDDAQRMSPSSSLASSSTSPCSTLQPPAGGECNSDNKHVSSNHASVTSPTSTLESRDSGIIATLTSYSAESAAEQDNSTKYPGDGYHGSSLHLWQQGGRPVVVSTSSSCMVAAESVNGRFLYRADDNMAASTYSLNKLHPDRGSVAARSLGSTHSIPVYLMPRPNSVAATSSAHLEDLAYLDEQQRHIPSRTSLRMPRQNSGSRSQQDHRGKHKHILSNTHTYTLISTSSIISNTLLILSSPAVCFTPSLNLKPLHFEVPGLSSDWLFTGREWLFQEVDACLCSDDPSTSQGVVIVGNMGFGKTAIIARLVALSCHGNRMWHTAARSQSTPKHVAPVSLSNDSLGRGGGRGDEGGGGGSCPGTPEMRRRQEEALRKLAGQVVSYHFCQADNCYTCLVPEFVHNMAAMLSHAPQLLAYQELLHRSPQLQSTLSLRSCIQDPSSALQRGILEPLDALYRERKLHVEGAGLIVLIDGLNEAEFHRPDYGNTLTSFLSQNVPKFPPWLKIITTVRTSQMDITSSLPFHRISLDKIEESNAIDQDLQGYLMQRIHSSSEIQSNVSLSNGRFDNAALSKLISHLKSLSRGSYLYLKLTLDLIEGGYLVLKSSSFKVVPVSLAEVYLLQLNMRFPTQSSFQRVLPLLNITVASLHPLTDKQLFEVVNAAALNGGTLQWDEFLQRLEQLSPFLLRRSDGSWMLNHASFREWLVWREEGQDDRFLCDPRSGHTLLAFWLCRQEGKLNRQQTLELGHHILKAHIYKGLSKKLGISSSVLQGLWLSYSTDNLSPALSSLRNLYTPNIKVSRLLIMGGADVDYHSDVLNNAPLLCVYSHLGHKDAVALLLDHGAQVDSQSHDGLTALGFAAAAGHMDIVIMLSQHRAKVGHVDSSGQCVLVHAAQRGHLKVLHFLLKCADWSCTSSCGQREASKSQAVQQALIAAASMGHTEMVSYLLDLPEEDEEEEERPEINTSDTLWGETALTAAAGSGRLPVCRLLLDQGAAAEQSNRRGVAPLFSAVRHGHWQVVELLLNHGVEVNMIDQQGRTALMTAASEGHMPSALLLLEHGASLDQSDREGLTALSWACLKGQHPLVRELVERGAATTHVDRSGRTPLDLAAFRGDPEVVQYLVDHGALVEHVDCSGMRPLDRAVGCRNTSAVIALLKKGAKIGPATWAMATSKPDILMVLLTKLIQEGDKLYKQGKVREAAHSYQSALQKFPGDELKTFRQLRVCVLLNLSRCHRKKNDFDLAEEFATKALELKAQSYEAFYARARAKRSRRQFHAALEDLIEASHLCPSNREIQRLLSRVKEECRQDSQQQESPHPLSHHAYQHNVSVNEARCRDSGCLQVHDKEGLTEEEEEEEKEDERCYREGDPPPHSSFHPTPVVHSLDTHCRPVVSSPSSLSPTHLYHHLPSPIHSPSSSACHSAAAPPPPSSSFHHFSPPSSPIQHPACQMSESITALSGTGGHHYPQSYLALHHSDQKQGMQQYHFLSDQRSPQKQNPAQGQWLQPAKAQFVRTSQPSSSSHSSMVLGSSAYSQFAYLPQELDELGDGICSGLLNVRPNLQVQAGPNSGALYPLDNVDVDLTCQLRPASSFGRGAGGERVGINRFAPVRQFTLNQSKAACYPMEVTEATMGPPDSLPSLHDYQYHDQGVLRRPVSAHPNSSNISSTRPLNQSVSVCFPTTSSSLAGGQPANHGSGFRTSASTQHMDLPSDLASMGGVTSYHDDLFLISSPQSEICMTGGGTYPGEGGRSSRSIPFMGVIDKTVRVQQQYQQQAPSSSSSCLSPSRSWAVSSVDTVVTPPAKTPPNQGGFSQQPPSSIAYHNRSNNNAHNGHNHLDYYEVLPGSGTQSEGSMQVASHNPSYLDVKLARTLPVIHSCSDRPTEKKTGPTSPVKPKRPFVESNV, encoded by the exons ATGACCAGGTTGGGCTTCCTGCTGGGGGACAAAATAATCAGTGGAGAGCCGGGGTCCCCTTACCATGCTCAGGACGATGCACAG AGGATGTCTCCGTCCTCCAGTCTGGCCAGTAGCAGCACCTCCCCCTGCTCCACACTGCAGCCCCCTGCTGGAGGAGAATGCAACAGCGACAACAAGCATGTCTCCTCCAACCATGCCTCTGTCACCTCCCCCACCTCAACACTggaaagcagagacagtggcaTCATAG CCACGTTGACCAGCTATTCTGCAGagtcagcagcagagcaggacaACAGCACCAAATACCCTGGAGATGGTTACCATGGGAGCAGCCTCCACCTCTGGCAGCAAGGTGGCCGGCCGGTGGTGGTCTCCACCTCCTCGTCCTGTATGGTGGCAGCGGAAAGTGTTAACGGCCGCTTTCTGTACAGGGCAGACGACAACATGGCCGCCTCCACTTACAGCCTCAACAAACTCCACCCAGACCGAGGCTCTGTCGCTGCACGCTCTTTGGGCTCCACCCACTCCATACCTGTCTACCTCATGCCCCGTCCCAATTCAGTTGCTG CCACTAGTTCTGCCCACCTTGAGGATCTGGCGTATCTggatgagcagcagagacacatcCCTTCAAGGACATCCCTCAGAATGCCCAGACAGAATTCTGGGAGTCGTAGTCAACAGGACCACAgaggtaaacacaaacacatactctcaaacacacacacatatacactaaTTTCTACAAGCAGTATTATTAGTAATACTCTGCTCATACTCTCTTCTCCTGCAGTTtgtttcactccctctctcaaCCTGAAGCCCCTGCACTTTGAGGTTCCCGGTCTCTCATCTGATTGGCTGTTCACTGGCAGGGAGTGGCTCTTTCAGGAAGTGGATGCCTGTCTCTGCAGCGATGACCCGTCAACCAGTCAGGGCGTGGTGATCGTCGGCAACATGGGCTTCGGCAAAACAGCCATCATTGCCCGACTGGTGGCgctcagttgtcatggaaaccGAATGTGGCATACTGCTGCTCGGAGCCAGAGCACTCCAAAGC ATGTAGcacctgtttctctctccaaCGATTCCctgggaagaggaggaggaagaggtgatgaaggaggaggaggaggaagctgtcCAGGAACtccagagatgaggaggagacaggaggaagcCCTGAGGAAGCTTGCAGGACAG GTAGTCTCATATCATTTCTGTCAGGCTGACAACTGTTACACTTGTCTGGTTCCGGAGTTCGTCCACAACATGGCGGCAATGCTGAGTCATGCACCTCAACTGCTGGCCTATCAGGAGCTACTGCACCGGTCGCCGCAGCTACAGAGCACGCTCAGTCTACGCTCCTGCATCCAGGATCCGAGCTCTGCCCTCCAGAGAGGAATACTGGAGCCGCTGGACGCTCTCTACAGAG AGAGGAAATTGCACGTGGAAGGGGCGGGCCTTATTGTATTGATTGATGGGTTAAACGAGGCAGAATTCCACCGGCCAGACTACGGCAACACACTGACTTCCTTCCTGTCCCAAAACGTCCCAAAATTTCCTCCCTGGTTGAAGATCATCACCACTGTCAGGACAAGCCAAATG GACATCACTTCTTCTCTACCTTTTCATCGCATCTCTCTGGACAAGATAGAGGAGAGCAATGCTATAGACCAggacctgcag GGTTACCTGATGCAGCGGATCCACAGCAGCAGCGAGATCCAGAGCAACGTGTCACTGAGCAATGGCCGTTTTGACAACGCTGCTCTCAGCAAACTGATCAGCCACCTGAAGAGCCTGAGCAGAGGCTCGTACCTCTACTTGAAACTGACACTGGACCTGATAGAGGGAGGATACCTGGTCCTGAAGAGCTCCAGCTTCAAA GTTGTTCCTGTCAGTCTAGCAGAGGtctacctgctgcagctcaacatGCGCTTTCCCACCCAGTCGTCTTTTCAGAGAGTTCTGCCGTTGCTTAACATCACCGTGGCATCACTGCACCCACTGACCGACAAGCAG CTGTTTGAGGTAGTGAATGCTGCTGCCCTGAATGGAGGAACGCTGCAGTGGGACGAGTTCTTGCAGCGGCTGGAGCAGCTCTCGCCGTTTCTCCTGAGGCGGAGCGATGGCAGCTGGATGCTGAACCACGCCTCGTTTAGAGAGTGGCTGGtttggagggaggagggacagGACGACAGGTTCCTCTGTGACCCCAGGAGTGGTCACACTCTCTTGGCCTTCTGGCTCTGCAGACAAGAAGGGAAGTTGAATCGACAGCAAACTCTGGAGCTGGGACATCACATCCTGAAGGCTCATATCTACAAG GGTCTTAGTAAGAAGCTTGGGATTTCCTCCTCAGTTCTGCAGGGGCTGTGGCTGTCCTACAGCACAGACAACCTGAGccctgctctctcatctctGCGCAACCTCTACACCCCTAACatcaag GTGAGCAGGTTGCTAATCATGGGTGGAGCTGATGTGGATTACCATAGTGACGTCCTTAACAACGCccctctgttgtgtgtgtactCCCACCTGGGCCACAAGGATGCCGTGGCACTGCTGCTTGATCACGGAGCTCAG GTGGATTCTCAGTCACATGATGGTTTGACTGCACTGggatttgctgctgctgctggacataTGGACATTGTCATCATGCTGAGTCAGCACAGAGCTAAG GTGGGTCATGTGGACAgctcaggtcagtgtgtgttggtaCACGCTGCTCAGCGAGGCCACCTCAAGGTGCTGCACTTCCTGTTGAAGTGTGCAGATTGGAGCTGCACTTCCAGCTGTGGCCAGCGAGAGGCGAGCAAGAGCCAGGCAGTGCAGCAAGCTCTGATTGCAGCAGCCAGCATGGGCCACAcagag atggtGTCATATCTACTAGATCTtccagaggaagatgaggaagaggaggagagacctGAGATTAACACATCTGATACTCTGTGGGGAGAAACAG ctctaacagcagcagcaggaagtggcAGGCTGCCTGTGTGCAGGCTGTTGTTGGATCAgggtgctgctgctgagcaAAGCAACCGGCGAGGTGTGGCTCCGCTCTTCAGTGCCGTGAGACATGGCCACTGGCAG GTGGTGGAATTGCTACTGAATCATGGGGTGGAGGTGAACATGATTGACCAGCAGGGTCGGACAGCTCTAATGACGGCAGCCTCGGAGGGACATATGCCGtccgcactgctgctgctggaacatG GAGCATCTCTGGACCAGAGCGACAGGGAGGGGTTGACAGCACTGAGCTGGGCATGTCTCAAAGGCCAGCACCCCTTGGTCAGAGAGCTGGTGGAGAGAGGCGCAGCCACAACTCATGTTGACCGCAGTGGACGGACGCCTCTGGACCTCGCCGCCTTCCGTGGTGACCCAGAAGTG GTGCAGTACCTGGTGGATCATGGTGCACTGGTGGAGCATGTGGATTGCAGTGGGATGCGTCCTCTTGACCGAGCGGTCGGCTGCAGAAACACTTCGGCTGTCATCGCTCTGCTCAAAAAGGGAGCAAAGATAG gaccAGCAACCTGGGCCATGGCAACATCTAAACCAGACATCCTAATGGTTCTGCTCACTAAACTGATTCAGGAAGGAGACAAACTGTACAAG CAAGGTAAAGTGCGAGAAGCTGCTCACTCCTATCAGTCAGCACTTCAGAAGTTTCCAGGAGACGAGCTGAAGACATTCAGACagctgagagtgtgtgtgctgctcaaCCTGTCACGGTGCCACCGTAAGAAGAAT GATTTTGACCTTGCTGAGGAGTTCGCTACCAAAGCACTAGAACTAAAAGCACAATCCTACGAAGCCTTTTATGCCAGAGCCCGGGCCAAACGCAGCCGCAG ACAATTTCATGCAGCCCTGGAGGACCTAATTGAGGCCAGCCATCTGTGTCCATCTAATCGGGAGATCCAGCGTTTGCTGTCCCGGGTCAAGGAAGAGTGTCGGCAGGATTCTCAACAACAAGAGTCTCCCCATCCTTTATCACACCATGCTTATCAACATAATGTGTCTGTCAACGAGGCCAGGTGCAGAGATTCAGGTTGTCTGCAGGTTCATGACAAGGAGGGGCttacagaggaagaagaggaagaagagaaggaagacgAGAGGTGTTACAGGGAAGGAGAtccccctcctcactcctccttcCACCCTACACCTGTGGTTCATAGTCTTGACACTCACTGCCGGCCTGTGGTGTCAtcaccctcctccctctcccctacTCACCTGTATCATCACCTTCCAAGCCCCATCcactctccttcttcttcagcctgtcattctgctgctgcacctcctcctccttcatcctcctttcACCATTTCAGCCCTCCTTCCTCCCCAATACAGCATCCGGCCTGCCAAATGTCAGAAAGTATCACTGCATTGTCAGGGACAGGTGGGCACCACTATCCACAGTCCTACTTAGCGCTCCACCACTCAGACCAGAAACAGGGAATGCAGCAATACCATTTTTTGTCTGATCAGAGATCACCTCAGAAGCAGAACCCTGCACAAGGCCAATGGCTTCAACCAGCCAAAGCCCAGTTTGTTAGAACCAGTCAGCCTAGTTCTTCATCCCACTCCAGCATGGTTTTGGGAAGTTCAGCTTACTCACAGTTTGCCTATCTGCCCCAAGAACTGGATGAACTGGGAGACGGAATTTGCTCCGGTCTCCTAAATGTCAGGCCTAACCTGCAGGTCCAGGCTGGTCCAAATTCTGGAGCTTTATATCCACTTGATAATGTAGATGTTGACTTGACATGCCAGTTGAGACCTGCATCTTCCTttgggagaggagcaggaggggaaAGGGTGGGGATCAACCGGTTTGCCCCGGTCCGTCAGTTCACCCTCAACCAATCCAAAGCAGCTTGCTACCCCATGGAAGTTACAGAGGCAACAATGGGACCACCTGATAGCCTTCCATCATTGCATGATTATCAGTACCATGACCAGGGTGTCCTGCGACGTCCAGTTAGTGCCCATCCAAACTCATCCAATATCTCCTCCACCAGGCCTCTCAATCAGAGTGTCAGTGTCTGTTtccccaccaccagcagcagcctcgCTGGTGGGCAGCCAGCTAATCATGGATCAGGCTTCAGGACCTCAGCCTCCACCCAGCACATGGATTTACCCTCAGATCTGGCCTCTATGGGAGGGGTTACTAGTTATCATGATGATCTCTTTCTgatttcctctccacagtcagaAATATGCATGACAGGAGGTGGGACTTATCCTGGAGAGGGAGGTCGGTCATCAAGGAGCATTCCTTTTATGGGCGTTATTGACAAGACAGTGAGGGTGCAACAGCAGTATCAGCAACAAGCTCCTTCTAGTTCCTCATCCTGTCTCAGCCCCTCTCGCTCCTGGGCTGTGTCTTCAGTGGACACAGTTGTCACCCCACCTGCTAAAACCCCACCCAACCAAGGAGGCTTCAGTCAACAACCGCCCTCCTCCATTGCCTACCACAACCGTAGTAACAACAATGCCCACAATGGTCACAACCACCTAGACTACTATGAGGTGCTGCCAGGTAGTGGTACCCAGAGTGAGGGCTCGATGCAGGTTGCTAGTCACAATCCCTCTTACCTGGACGTGAAGCTGGCCCGAACACTGCCAGTGATTCATAGCTGCTCAGACAGACCAACTGAGAAAAAGACAGGACCTACCTCTCCTGTCAAACCAAAAAGACCCTTTGTTGAGTCCAATGTATAG
- the LOC109640455 gene encoding protein TANC2-like isoform X6, protein MPRQNSGSRSQQDHRVCFTPSLNLKPLHFEVPGLSSDWLFTGREWLFQEVDACLCSDDPSTSQGVVIVGNMGFGKTAIIARLVALSCHGNRMWHTAARSQSTPKHVAPVSLSNDSLGRGGGRGDEGGGGGSCPGTPEMRRRQEEALRKLAGQVVSYHFCQADNCYTCLVPEFVHNMAAMLSHAPQLLAYQELLHRSPQLQSTLSLRSCIQDPSSALQRGILEPLDALYRERKLHVEGAGLIVLIDGLNEAEFHRPDYGNTLTSFLSQNVPKFPPWLKIITTVRTSQMDITSSLPFHRISLDKIEESNAIDQDLQGYLMQRIHSSSEIQSNVSLSNGRFDNAALSKLISHLKSLSRGSYLYLKLTLDLIEGGYLVLKSSSFKVVPVSLAEVYLLQLNMRFPTQSSFQRVLPLLNITVASLHPLTDKQLFEVVNAAALNGGTLQWDEFLQRLEQLSPFLLRRSDGSWMLNHASFREWLVWREEGQDDRFLCDPRSGHTLLAFWLCRQEGKLNRQQTLELGHHILKAHIYKGLSKKLGISSSVLQGLWLSYSTDNLSPALSSLRNLYTPNIKVSRLLIMGGADVDYHSDVLNNAPLLCVYSHLGHKDAVALLLDHGAQVDSQSHDGLTALGFAAAAGHMDIVIMLSQHRAKVGHVDSSGQCVLVHAAQRGHLKVLHFLLKCADWSCTSSCGQREASKSQAVQQALIAAASMGHTEMVSYLLDLPEEDEEEEERPEINTSDTLWGETALTAAAGSGRLPVCRLLLDQGAAAEQSNRRGVAPLFSAVRHGHWQVVELLLNHGVEVNMIDQQGRTALMTAASEGHMPSALLLLEHGASLDQSDREGLTALSWACLKGQHPLVRELVERGAATTHVDRSGRTPLDLAAFRGDPEVVQYLVDHGALVEHVDCSGMRPLDRAVGCRNTSAVIALLKKGAKIGPATWAMATSKPDILMVLLTKLIQEGDKLYKQGKVREAAHSYQSALQKFPGDELKTFRQLRVCVLLNLSRCHRKKNDFDLAEEFATKALELKAQSYEAFYARARAKRSRRQFHAALEDLIEASHLCPSNREIQRLLSRVKEECRQDSQQQESPHPLSHHAYQHNVSVNEARCRDSGCLQVHDKEGLTEEEEEEEKEDERCYREGDPPPHSSFHPTPVVHSLDTHCRPVVSSPSSLSPTHLYHHLPSPIHSPSSSACHSAAAPPPPSSSFHHFSPPSSPIQHPACQMSESITALSGTGGHHYPQSYLALHHSDQKQGMQQYHFLSDQRSPQKQNPAQGQWLQPAKAQFVRTSQPSSSSHSSMVLGSSAYSQFAYLPQELDELGDGICSGLLNVRPNLQVQAGPNSGALYPLDNVDVDLTCQLRPASSFGRGAGGERVGINRFAPVRQFTLNQSKAACYPMEVTEATMGPPDSLPSLHDYQYHDQGVLRRPVSAHPNSSNISSTRPLNQSVSVCFPTTSSSLAGGQPANHGSGFRTSASTQHMDLPSDLASMGGVTSYHDDLFLISSPQSEICMTGGGTYPGEGGRSSRSIPFMGVIDKTVRVQQQYQQQAPSSSSSCLSPSRSWAVSSVDTVVTPPAKTPPNQGGFSQQPPSSIAYHNRSNNNAHNGHNHLDYYEVLPGSGTQSEGSMQVASHNPSYLDVKLARTLPVIHSCSDRPTEKKTGPTSPVKPKRPFVESNV, encoded by the exons ATGCCCAGACAGAATTCTGGGAGTCGTAGTCAACAGGACCACAgag TTtgtttcactccctctctcaaCCTGAAGCCCCTGCACTTTGAGGTTCCCGGTCTCTCATCTGATTGGCTGTTCACTGGCAGGGAGTGGCTCTTTCAGGAAGTGGATGCCTGTCTCTGCAGCGATGACCCGTCAACCAGTCAGGGCGTGGTGATCGTCGGCAACATGGGCTTCGGCAAAACAGCCATCATTGCCCGACTGGTGGCgctcagttgtcatggaaaccGAATGTGGCATACTGCTGCTCGGAGCCAGAGCACTCCAAAGC ATGTAGcacctgtttctctctccaaCGATTCCctgggaagaggaggaggaagaggtgatgaaggaggaggaggaggaagctgtcCAGGAACtccagagatgaggaggagacaggaggaagcCCTGAGGAAGCTTGCAGGACAG GTAGTCTCATATCATTTCTGTCAGGCTGACAACTGTTACACTTGTCTGGTTCCGGAGTTCGTCCACAACATGGCGGCAATGCTGAGTCATGCACCTCAACTGCTGGCCTATCAGGAGCTACTGCACCGGTCGCCGCAGCTACAGAGCACGCTCAGTCTACGCTCCTGCATCCAGGATCCGAGCTCTGCCCTCCAGAGAGGAATACTGGAGCCGCTGGACGCTCTCTACAGAG AGAGGAAATTGCACGTGGAAGGGGCGGGCCTTATTGTATTGATTGATGGGTTAAACGAGGCAGAATTCCACCGGCCAGACTACGGCAACACACTGACTTCCTTCCTGTCCCAAAACGTCCCAAAATTTCCTCCCTGGTTGAAGATCATCACCACTGTCAGGACAAGCCAAATG GACATCACTTCTTCTCTACCTTTTCATCGCATCTCTCTGGACAAGATAGAGGAGAGCAATGCTATAGACCAggacctgcag GGTTACCTGATGCAGCGGATCCACAGCAGCAGCGAGATCCAGAGCAACGTGTCACTGAGCAATGGCCGTTTTGACAACGCTGCTCTCAGCAAACTGATCAGCCACCTGAAGAGCCTGAGCAGAGGCTCGTACCTCTACTTGAAACTGACACTGGACCTGATAGAGGGAGGATACCTGGTCCTGAAGAGCTCCAGCTTCAAA GTTGTTCCTGTCAGTCTAGCAGAGGtctacctgctgcagctcaacatGCGCTTTCCCACCCAGTCGTCTTTTCAGAGAGTTCTGCCGTTGCTTAACATCACCGTGGCATCACTGCACCCACTGACCGACAAGCAG CTGTTTGAGGTAGTGAATGCTGCTGCCCTGAATGGAGGAACGCTGCAGTGGGACGAGTTCTTGCAGCGGCTGGAGCAGCTCTCGCCGTTTCTCCTGAGGCGGAGCGATGGCAGCTGGATGCTGAACCACGCCTCGTTTAGAGAGTGGCTGGtttggagggaggagggacagGACGACAGGTTCCTCTGTGACCCCAGGAGTGGTCACACTCTCTTGGCCTTCTGGCTCTGCAGACAAGAAGGGAAGTTGAATCGACAGCAAACTCTGGAGCTGGGACATCACATCCTGAAGGCTCATATCTACAAG GGTCTTAGTAAGAAGCTTGGGATTTCCTCCTCAGTTCTGCAGGGGCTGTGGCTGTCCTACAGCACAGACAACCTGAGccctgctctctcatctctGCGCAACCTCTACACCCCTAACatcaag GTGAGCAGGTTGCTAATCATGGGTGGAGCTGATGTGGATTACCATAGTGACGTCCTTAACAACGCccctctgttgtgtgtgtactCCCACCTGGGCCACAAGGATGCCGTGGCACTGCTGCTTGATCACGGAGCTCAG GTGGATTCTCAGTCACATGATGGTTTGACTGCACTGggatttgctgctgctgctggacataTGGACATTGTCATCATGCTGAGTCAGCACAGAGCTAAG GTGGGTCATGTGGACAgctcaggtcagtgtgtgttggtaCACGCTGCTCAGCGAGGCCACCTCAAGGTGCTGCACTTCCTGTTGAAGTGTGCAGATTGGAGCTGCACTTCCAGCTGTGGCCAGCGAGAGGCGAGCAAGAGCCAGGCAGTGCAGCAAGCTCTGATTGCAGCAGCCAGCATGGGCCACAcagag atggtGTCATATCTACTAGATCTtccagaggaagatgaggaagaggaggagagacctGAGATTAACACATCTGATACTCTGTGGGGAGAAACAG ctctaacagcagcagcaggaagtggcAGGCTGCCTGTGTGCAGGCTGTTGTTGGATCAgggtgctgctgctgagcaAAGCAACCGGCGAGGTGTGGCTCCGCTCTTCAGTGCCGTGAGACATGGCCACTGGCAG GTGGTGGAATTGCTACTGAATCATGGGGTGGAGGTGAACATGATTGACCAGCAGGGTCGGACAGCTCTAATGACGGCAGCCTCGGAGGGACATATGCCGtccgcactgctgctgctggaacatG GAGCATCTCTGGACCAGAGCGACAGGGAGGGGTTGACAGCACTGAGCTGGGCATGTCTCAAAGGCCAGCACCCCTTGGTCAGAGAGCTGGTGGAGAGAGGCGCAGCCACAACTCATGTTGACCGCAGTGGACGGACGCCTCTGGACCTCGCCGCCTTCCGTGGTGACCCAGAAGTG GTGCAGTACCTGGTGGATCATGGTGCACTGGTGGAGCATGTGGATTGCAGTGGGATGCGTCCTCTTGACCGAGCGGTCGGCTGCAGAAACACTTCGGCTGTCATCGCTCTGCTCAAAAAGGGAGCAAAGATAG gaccAGCAACCTGGGCCATGGCAACATCTAAACCAGACATCCTAATGGTTCTGCTCACTAAACTGATTCAGGAAGGAGACAAACTGTACAAG CAAGGTAAAGTGCGAGAAGCTGCTCACTCCTATCAGTCAGCACTTCAGAAGTTTCCAGGAGACGAGCTGAAGACATTCAGACagctgagagtgtgtgtgctgctcaaCCTGTCACGGTGCCACCGTAAGAAGAAT GATTTTGACCTTGCTGAGGAGTTCGCTACCAAAGCACTAGAACTAAAAGCACAATCCTACGAAGCCTTTTATGCCAGAGCCCGGGCCAAACGCAGCCGCAG ACAATTTCATGCAGCCCTGGAGGACCTAATTGAGGCCAGCCATCTGTGTCCATCTAATCGGGAGATCCAGCGTTTGCTGTCCCGGGTCAAGGAAGAGTGTCGGCAGGATTCTCAACAACAAGAGTCTCCCCATCCTTTATCACACCATGCTTATCAACATAATGTGTCTGTCAACGAGGCCAGGTGCAGAGATTCAGGTTGTCTGCAGGTTCATGACAAGGAGGGGCttacagaggaagaagaggaagaagagaaggaagacgAGAGGTGTTACAGGGAAGGAGAtccccctcctcactcctccttcCACCCTACACCTGTGGTTCATAGTCTTGACACTCACTGCCGGCCTGTGGTGTCAtcaccctcctccctctcccctacTCACCTGTATCATCACCTTCCAAGCCCCATCcactctccttcttcttcagcctgtcattctgctgctgcacctcctcctccttcatcctcctttcACCATTTCAGCCCTCCTTCCTCCCCAATACAGCATCCGGCCTGCCAAATGTCAGAAAGTATCACTGCATTGTCAGGGACAGGTGGGCACCACTATCCACAGTCCTACTTAGCGCTCCACCACTCAGACCAGAAACAGGGAATGCAGCAATACCATTTTTTGTCTGATCAGAGATCACCTCAGAAGCAGAACCCTGCACAAGGCCAATGGCTTCAACCAGCCAAAGCCCAGTTTGTTAGAACCAGTCAGCCTAGTTCTTCATCCCACTCCAGCATGGTTTTGGGAAGTTCAGCTTACTCACAGTTTGCCTATCTGCCCCAAGAACTGGATGAACTGGGAGACGGAATTTGCTCCGGTCTCCTAAATGTCAGGCCTAACCTGCAGGTCCAGGCTGGTCCAAATTCTGGAGCTTTATATCCACTTGATAATGTAGATGTTGACTTGACATGCCAGTTGAGACCTGCATCTTCCTttgggagaggagcaggaggggaaAGGGTGGGGATCAACCGGTTTGCCCCGGTCCGTCAGTTCACCCTCAACCAATCCAAAGCAGCTTGCTACCCCATGGAAGTTACAGAGGCAACAATGGGACCACCTGATAGCCTTCCATCATTGCATGATTATCAGTACCATGACCAGGGTGTCCTGCGACGTCCAGTTAGTGCCCATCCAAACTCATCCAATATCTCCTCCACCAGGCCTCTCAATCAGAGTGTCAGTGTCTGTTtccccaccaccagcagcagcctcgCTGGTGGGCAGCCAGCTAATCATGGATCAGGCTTCAGGACCTCAGCCTCCACCCAGCACATGGATTTACCCTCAGATCTGGCCTCTATGGGAGGGGTTACTAGTTATCATGATGATCTCTTTCTgatttcctctccacagtcagaAATATGCATGACAGGAGGTGGGACTTATCCTGGAGAGGGAGGTCGGTCATCAAGGAGCATTCCTTTTATGGGCGTTATTGACAAGACAGTGAGGGTGCAACAGCAGTATCAGCAACAAGCTCCTTCTAGTTCCTCATCCTGTCTCAGCCCCTCTCGCTCCTGGGCTGTGTCTTCAGTGGACACAGTTGTCACCCCACCTGCTAAAACCCCACCCAACCAAGGAGGCTTCAGTCAACAACCGCCCTCCTCCATTGCCTACCACAACCGTAGTAACAACAATGCCCACAATGGTCACAACCACCTAGACTACTATGAGGTGCTGCCAGGTAGTGGTACCCAGAGTGAGGGCTCGATGCAGGTTGCTAGTCACAATCCCTCTTACCTGGACGTGAAGCTGGCCCGAACACTGCCAGTGATTCATAGCTGCTCAGACAGACCAACTGAGAAAAAGACAGGACCTACCTCTCCTGTCAAACCAAAAAGACCCTTTGTTGAGTCCAATGTATAG